One window from the genome of Streptomyces sp. NBC_00708 encodes:
- a CDS encoding XRE family transcriptional regulator produces MNERLHSVLARRGVSPESLAAVCEVDPKTVGRWLGGRVPHPRHRFRVAQHLRVEETFLWPLPPPHGSRPDAGLGTELVGTYQNRASVPREVWLQLLAEAREQICVLVYSGTFFAQSNPHVAKMFTERAAAGVRARLCFGDPGGRAVAVRGREEGIGDTLAAKIRASLTYYRPLLPEAGCDVRLHDTTLYASLFRYDDNLLVNPHVWGRPASANPVFHLKRADATGWFDNYAQSFETVWAGARPWTPDQ; encoded by the coding sequence GTGAACGAGCGACTTCACTCCGTACTCGCCCGGCGCGGTGTCTCGCCCGAGTCACTGGCCGCCGTCTGCGAGGTGGACCCGAAGACCGTCGGCCGCTGGCTCGGCGGCCGCGTGCCTCACCCACGCCACCGCTTCCGTGTGGCACAGCACCTGCGCGTGGAGGAGACGTTTCTGTGGCCTCTCCCGCCACCACATGGCAGCCGCCCTGACGCAGGACTGGGGACCGAACTGGTCGGCACCTATCAGAACCGGGCCAGTGTTCCTCGTGAGGTGTGGCTCCAACTGCTGGCGGAGGCCCGGGAGCAGATCTGTGTACTCGTCTACTCCGGGACCTTCTTCGCCCAGTCCAACCCCCACGTCGCCAAGATGTTCACCGAGCGCGCAGCCGCCGGTGTCAGGGCACGGCTGTGCTTCGGTGATCCAGGAGGGCGCGCAGTCGCGGTCCGGGGCCGCGAGGAGGGAATTGGCGACACCCTCGCAGCGAAGATCCGTGCCTCCCTGACCTACTACCGTCCCCTGCTGCCCGAGGCAGGGTGCGACGTGCGGCTGCACGACACCACTCTCTACGCCTCCTTGTTCCGCTACGACGACAACTTGCTGGTCAACCCTCACGTCTGGGGACGGCCGGCAAGCGCCAATCCGGTGTTCCACCTCAAGAGGGCCGATGCCACCGGGTGGTTCGACAACTACGCTCAGAGTTTCGAAACGGTCTGGGCCGGCGCGCGGCCCTGGACTCCCGACCAGTAG
- a CDS encoding helix-turn-helix transcriptional regulator, which translates to MADDDLAAVLTGVGPRLRALRTERGTTLTQLSETTGISLSTLSRLESGGRKPTLELLLPLAKAYGVQLDELVGAPDTGDPRVTFRPFKRHGMTFVPLTRHLGGVNAYKQVMPGATGPSGPVEQRVHEGYEWLYVLSGRLRLVLGDHDLVLTAGEAAEFDTHTPHWWGAAGPDPVEFLSLFGPQGERMHVRAKPAG; encoded by the coding sequence CTGGCGGACGACGACCTGGCGGCCGTCCTGACCGGCGTCGGCCCCCGCCTGCGCGCGCTGCGCACCGAGCGCGGGACGACGCTGACGCAGCTGAGCGAGACGACCGGCATCTCGCTCAGCACGCTCTCCCGCCTGGAGTCGGGCGGCCGCAAACCGACGCTGGAGCTGCTGCTGCCCCTGGCGAAGGCGTACGGGGTCCAGCTGGACGAGCTGGTCGGCGCGCCGGACACGGGGGATCCCCGGGTCACGTTCCGCCCCTTCAAACGCCACGGGATGACCTTCGTCCCGCTGACCCGGCACCTCGGCGGCGTGAACGCGTACAAGCAGGTCATGCCCGGCGCGACGGGCCCGTCCGGCCCGGTCGAGCAACGCGTCCACGAGGGCTACGAATGGCTCTACGTCCTCTCCGGCCGCCTCCGCCTGGTCCTGGGCGACCACGACCTGGTCCTGACGGCGGGCGAGGCGGCGGAGTTCGACACCCACACCCCGCACTGGTGGGGGGCGGCGGGCCCGGACCCGGTGGAGTTCCTGAGCCTCTTCGGCCCACAGGGCGAACGGATGCACGTACGGGCAAAGCCCGCGGGGTGA
- a CDS encoding haloacid dehalogenase-like hydrolase has product MELIILWDIDHTLIENGGVSKEIYAAAFSTLAGEPPSGPARTEGRTDRLIMRELFLRHGLSEPDWTTVEAALGAAGEERLEELGERGAVLPGVRELLKAASVQGGWVSSVLTGNVAANARVKLSAFHLAPLLDLSVGAYGADAEQRPDLVGIARGRAQRLCGVRDDVPVVLVGDTPRDVEAAVATGSRIIAVASGIHSPEELAVAGAEVVVPDLTDTAELLRILTIFAARENVPGRLPGRPHTG; this is encoded by the coding sequence ATGGAGCTCATCATCCTGTGGGACATCGACCACACGCTCATCGAGAACGGCGGGGTGAGCAAGGAGATCTATGCCGCAGCGTTTTCGACGCTGGCAGGAGAGCCGCCATCGGGGCCGGCGCGGACCGAGGGGCGGACTGACCGCCTGATCATGCGGGAGCTGTTCCTGCGCCACGGCCTGTCGGAGCCGGATTGGACCACCGTCGAGGCCGCCCTGGGCGCGGCCGGTGAGGAACGCCTGGAGGAGCTCGGGGAGCGAGGGGCCGTTCTCCCCGGAGTGCGCGAGCTCCTCAAGGCAGCTTCGGTCCAGGGCGGCTGGGTGTCGTCGGTTCTGACGGGCAATGTCGCAGCCAACGCGCGTGTGAAGCTATCGGCTTTTCACCTTGCCCCTTTGCTGGACTTGTCCGTTGGGGCGTACGGGGCCGATGCGGAGCAGCGTCCCGACCTCGTGGGGATCGCACGGGGAAGGGCTCAGCGGCTCTGCGGAGTACGGGACGACGTACCTGTGGTTCTGGTGGGAGACACGCCCCGGGATGTCGAGGCCGCGGTTGCCACGGGCTCCCGGATCATCGCGGTCGCCTCTGGGATTCACAGCCCTGAAGAGCTGGCTGTCGCTGGGGCGGAGGTGGTCGTGCCGGATCTTACGGACACGGCGGAGCTGTTGCGGATTCTGACGATCTTCGCGGCGCGTGAAAACGTCCCAGGACGTCTTCCAGGGCGTCCGCATACGGGGTGA
- a CDS encoding helix-turn-helix domain-containing protein, protein MTKTDIRPVSLPPEKTAAANRALTRVRGYLTEHPDLGQIAVKPLDDDELEPLTLPREAVELLAGLLAHLGAGRGVSIVPSTAELTTQQAADILNVSRPFLIGLLDAGEIECRRVGTHRRITASSLMEYKQADDRRRREAADELTQLGQEMGMM, encoded by the coding sequence GTGACGAAGACAGACATCAGGCCCGTATCGCTCCCACCCGAGAAGACCGCTGCGGCGAACCGCGCCCTCACGCGTGTCCGGGGCTACCTCACAGAGCACCCCGACCTCGGCCAGATTGCCGTCAAGCCCCTTGACGACGACGAGCTCGAACCCCTCACCCTGCCCCGTGAAGCCGTCGAGCTCCTCGCCGGACTCCTCGCCCACCTCGGGGCCGGCCGAGGCGTGTCCATCGTCCCCAGCACCGCAGAGCTCACCACCCAACAGGCTGCTGACATCCTCAACGTGTCCCGGCCTTTCCTCATCGGCCTCTTGGACGCCGGTGAGATCGAGTGCCGTCGAGTCGGGACGCACCGAAGGATCACGGCGTCGTCACTCATGGAGTACAAGCAGGCAGACGACCGGCGCCGTCGTGAGGCAGCGGACGAGCTCACTCAGCTCGGCCAGGAGATGGGAATGATGTAG
- a CDS encoding PIN domain-containing protein, translated as MAFVAIYDANVLYPNILRDVLIRVAGAGLVQAKWTESILDETFRSLKADRPDLAPEALDRTRRLMKTAVRDCLVKGYEPLIEMLELPDKDDRHILAAAIRAKAQVIVTFNLKDFPAEALAPWDVEAVHPDAFLEAQIDLAPEIVYGEIQRVADSWKNPPGTVADVIERLDRNRLVSFAAALRSLA; from the coding sequence ATGGCCTTTGTCGCCATTTACGACGCGAACGTGCTCTACCCGAACATCCTCCGTGACGTCCTCATCCGCGTCGCGGGGGCGGGCCTCGTGCAGGCGAAGTGGACGGAGAGCATCCTCGACGAGACGTTCCGCAGCCTGAAGGCGGACCGCCCGGACCTGGCCCCCGAAGCCCTCGACCGGACACGGCGGCTGATGAAGACCGCCGTACGGGACTGCCTGGTCAAGGGGTACGAACCGCTCATCGAGATGCTGGAGCTCCCGGACAAGGACGACCGACACATCCTGGCCGCGGCGATCCGCGCCAAAGCCCAGGTGATCGTCACGTTCAACCTCAAAGACTTCCCTGCGGAAGCCCTGGCGCCCTGGGACGTCGAAGCCGTCCACCCGGACGCGTTCCTCGAAGCGCAGATCGACCTGGCGCCGGAGATCGTGTACGGAGAGATCCAGCGCGTCGCCGACAGTTGGAAGAATCCGCCCGGCACGGTCGCCGACGTGATCGAGCGACTCGACAGGAACCGCCTTGTTTCCTTCGCAGCCGCCTTGAGGTCGCTCGCCTGA
- a CDS encoding TetR/AcrR family transcriptional regulator has translation MVELWDGVRAVRDPARCRAQLMAAGRTLFAVYGYARTSVEDLCAAAQVEVRDFHREFESREALLTDLYDEVAMAGMQAAQAELATKGMETCPTEERVRRLFEAYVRAVTRDPQAARVAFVEVLGVSPAMDAHLTMWRSVWVEFLTAESERARLRGHGVDGDLAVVVKVLTRSVDELLAHHGRRPRQVPPAWLTSEFTRLSMAMIGPAGEGSPGASGGATG, from the coding sequence GTGGTGGAACTTTGGGACGGGGTGAGGGCGGTGCGCGACCCCGCGCGATGCCGGGCGCAGCTCATGGCGGCCGGGCGGACACTGTTCGCGGTGTATGGCTACGCCCGTACGTCGGTCGAGGACCTGTGCGCGGCGGCCCAGGTGGAAGTCCGGGACTTCCACCGCGAGTTCGAGTCGCGCGAGGCGCTGCTGACCGACCTGTACGACGAGGTCGCGATGGCGGGCATGCAGGCGGCGCAGGCCGAGCTGGCGACGAAGGGCATGGAGACCTGCCCGACCGAGGAGCGGGTGCGCAGGCTGTTCGAGGCGTATGTCCGGGCGGTCACGCGGGACCCGCAGGCGGCGCGGGTGGCGTTCGTCGAGGTGCTGGGGGTGAGCCCGGCGATGGACGCGCATCTCACGATGTGGCGCTCGGTGTGGGTGGAGTTCCTGACGGCCGAGTCCGAGCGGGCGCGGCTGCGCGGGCACGGGGTCGACGGCGACCTGGCGGTGGTGGTGAAGGTGCTGACGCGGTCGGTGGACGAGCTGCTGGCCCACCACGGACGGCGCCCGCGCCAGGTGCCGCCGGCGTGGCTGACGAGCGAGTTCACCCGGCTGTCGATGGCGATGATCGGCCCGGCGGGCGAGGGCTCGCCGGGGGCGTCCGGGGGCGCGACGGGCTGA
- the catA gene encoding type A chloramphenicol O-acetyltransferase, which translates to MDAPVPTPVDLDTWPRREHFAHYRRRVPCTYSMTVEVDVTEFTAALRRSPRKSYVAQVWALATVVNRHEEFRMCLTESGDPAVWPVVHPAFTVFNAERETFACVWTPYEADFGAFHETAAPLLAEHAHAAEFFPQGPPPPNAFDVSSLPWRSFTGFNLNIRDGYDHLAPIFTLGRYVERDGRLLLPLAVQTHHAAADGFHTARLVNELEELVADPAWLGEKPAR; encoded by the coding sequence ATGGACGCCCCCGTACCCACCCCCGTCGACCTGGACACCTGGCCGCGCCGGGAGCACTTCGCACACTACCGGCGGCGCGTTCCGTGCACGTACTCGATGACGGTGGAGGTCGACGTCACGGAGTTCACGGCGGCGCTGCGCCGCTCGCCGCGCAAGTCGTACGTGGCGCAGGTGTGGGCGCTGGCGACGGTGGTGAACCGGCACGAGGAGTTCCGGATGTGCCTGACGGAGTCGGGCGATCCGGCGGTGTGGCCGGTGGTGCACCCGGCGTTCACGGTGTTCAACGCGGAGCGGGAGACGTTCGCCTGCGTATGGACGCCGTACGAGGCGGACTTCGGGGCGTTCCACGAGACGGCGGCCCCGCTGCTGGCGGAGCACGCGCACGCGGCGGAGTTCTTCCCGCAGGGCCCGCCCCCGCCGAACGCGTTCGACGTGTCGAGCCTGCCGTGGCGGTCGTTCACGGGGTTCAACCTCAACATCCGTGACGGCTACGACCACTTGGCCCCGATCTTCACACTGGGCCGGTACGTGGAGCGCGACGGCCGCCTCCTGCTCCCGCTCGCCGTACAGACGCACCACGCGGCGGCGGACGGCTTCCACACGGCGCGCCTGGTGAACGAGCTGGAGGAACTGGTGGCGGACCCGGCATGGCTCGGGGAGAAGCCGGCGAGGTGA
- a CDS encoding HD domain-containing protein gives MSGSMVGWAMQVAEAELSAALPRRWAHTQGVARRAAGLGGMLGEDAELLVAAATLHDVGYAPRLAATGFHPLDGARFLRDDHGADERLARLVANHSFAWMEAEERGLREELEAEFPLLDEPLLVDALVYCDMTTTPDGESTTAQERVAEITDRYGADSLVGRFIRRASPEIFAAVGRVDAASAVQPR, from the coding sequence ATGAGTGGATCGATGGTGGGCTGGGCCATGCAGGTGGCGGAGGCGGAGCTCAGTGCCGCGCTCCCCCGGCGGTGGGCTCACACACAAGGGGTCGCACGCCGCGCCGCAGGTCTTGGGGGCATGCTCGGCGAGGACGCCGAGCTGCTGGTGGCTGCCGCAACGCTGCACGACGTGGGCTATGCGCCCCGCCTAGCGGCGACCGGATTCCATCCGCTCGACGGCGCTCGCTTCCTCCGTGACGACCACGGTGCCGATGAACGGCTGGCACGGCTGGTGGCGAACCACTCGTTCGCCTGGATGGAGGCCGAGGAGCGGGGATTGCGGGAGGAGTTGGAAGCGGAGTTCCCCTTGCTGGATGAGCCTCTGCTGGTGGATGCGCTGGTCTATTGCGACATGACGACAACGCCTGACGGCGAATCGACGACTGCCCAGGAGCGGGTGGCGGAGATCACGGACCGGTATGGAGCCGACAGCCTCGTAGGGCGGTTCATCCGTCGGGCGTCGCCAGAGATCTTTGCCGCTGTGGGCCGGGTCGACGCGGCGTCGGCAGTTCAGCCGAGGTAG
- a CDS encoding cupin domain-containing protein, with translation MEHQLIRAVEEALGWDGPAQLGRGFARGSITKPHLAAELLTPQRLLDIIMRRSLANPQFRLFKGGEELHPDAYLNRQVTPRGQAIPMADMRRVGTLLREGATLVLDQSNVFDPTMEVLCRAWQWWSREHVQANVYLTTNDASGFDLHWDDHDVLIVQLAGEKQWEVRGASRPAPMFRDAERNNTPSEEIIWTGTMAAGDVMHIPRGYWHAATRVGRGGGHSTHVTFGFAKRTAVSWLAWLADWSRQEEVFRHDLDRWGAPGEQGAQRQRLATAASRLIDARDPAAFLRLREQEAPPGRHVPFLDVFGPLKAVACVSEFRPLIEEEGETVVVMAGGKKLTFAAKALPGLRMLLSGHEVQLDEGAGPVGAEVVALAKILVEEELCASVTPELSSGYIGLATSAGS, from the coding sequence ATGGAGCATCAGTTGATCCGCGCCGTCGAGGAGGCACTGGGGTGGGATGGCCCAGCCCAGCTCGGAAGGGGTTTCGCCCGGGGAAGCATCACCAAACCCCACCTCGCGGCAGAGCTGCTTACCCCTCAACGACTGCTCGACATCATCATGCGACGGAGCCTTGCCAACCCGCAGTTCCGGCTCTTCAAAGGCGGTGAGGAACTGCACCCCGACGCCTATCTGAACCGGCAGGTGACCCCCCGGGGGCAGGCAATCCCGATGGCGGACATGCGCCGGGTGGGCACCTTGCTGCGAGAGGGGGCCACACTGGTCCTGGACCAGTCGAATGTCTTCGACCCCACCATGGAAGTGTTGTGCCGAGCGTGGCAGTGGTGGTCCCGGGAACACGTCCAAGCGAACGTCTACCTCACCACGAATGACGCGTCCGGATTCGACCTGCACTGGGACGATCACGACGTCCTCATCGTGCAGTTGGCCGGCGAGAAGCAGTGGGAAGTACGAGGCGCATCCCGCCCCGCGCCCATGTTCCGGGATGCAGAGCGGAACAACACGCCGAGCGAAGAGATCATCTGGACCGGAACCATGGCGGCCGGGGACGTGATGCACATCCCCCGCGGCTACTGGCATGCGGCCACGCGCGTGGGCAGGGGCGGCGGTCACAGCACGCATGTGACCTTCGGCTTCGCCAAACGTACCGCTGTGAGCTGGCTGGCGTGGCTCGCCGACTGGTCCCGCCAGGAAGAGGTGTTCCGCCACGACCTCGACCGCTGGGGCGCCCCCGGCGAGCAAGGTGCCCAGCGGCAACGGCTGGCCACCGCCGCTTCCCGGCTCATCGATGCCCGCGACCCGGCAGCGTTCCTCCGGCTCCGAGAACAGGAAGCTCCTCCCGGCCGCCACGTCCCGTTCCTGGACGTTTTTGGCCCGCTCAAGGCCGTTGCGTGCGTCAGCGAGTTCCGGCCTCTGATCGAGGAGGAGGGCGAGACCGTCGTCGTGATGGCCGGGGGCAAGAAGCTCACCTTCGCAGCCAAGGCCCTCCCCGGGCTCCGCATGCTCCTGAGTGGCCACGAGGTGCAACTAGACGAAGGTGCTGGTCCGGTGGGGGCCGAGGTGGTGGCACTGGCCAAAATTCTGGTGGAGGAGGAACTGTGCGCGAGCGTGACCCCCGAATTGTCCTCGGGCTACATCGGTCTCGCCACGAGCGCCGGCTCCTGA
- a CDS encoding DNA-binding response regulator, with the protein MRNEQIFSVHGDAELLARAGHLFESARTEFLCAARDLATWAQPEARAAVAQRMHSGQSPEFVTRKLLSPVALTEEASRAHVRLVLGHGAQVRITDAALPHETIIIDRRVMILAGRDSPSGREYSVTTSKNMIDGVHSLFDAMWHQSTDYDAYLTTDTPHLTAESRTILQALSTGLTDATAARQLGVSLRTYRRRVADLLVTLQAASRFQAGLRAGELGLPGR; encoded by the coding sequence ATGCGGAACGAACAGATCTTCTCGGTCCACGGGGACGCGGAGCTGCTGGCCCGCGCGGGGCACCTCTTCGAATCCGCCCGCACGGAGTTCCTGTGCGCCGCTCGCGACCTGGCGACCTGGGCGCAGCCGGAGGCCCGTGCGGCGGTCGCGCAGCGCATGCACTCCGGCCAGTCGCCGGAGTTCGTCACCCGCAAGCTGCTCAGCCCGGTGGCCCTCACGGAGGAGGCGTCCCGGGCCCACGTACGACTGGTCCTGGGCCACGGCGCCCAGGTCCGCATCACCGACGCGGCGCTCCCGCACGAGACGATCATCATCGACCGCCGCGTCATGATCCTCGCGGGCCGCGACTCGCCGTCCGGCCGCGAGTACTCCGTGACCACGTCGAAGAACATGATCGACGGCGTCCACTCCCTCTTCGACGCGATGTGGCACCAGTCGACGGACTACGACGCGTACCTCACCACGGACACTCCCCACCTCACCGCGGAGTCCCGCACGATCCTGCAAGCCCTGAGCACGGGCCTGACGGACGCCACGGCGGCCAGACAGCTGGGCGTCTCCCTGCGCACCTACCGCCGCCGCGTGGCCGACCTCCTGGTGACCTTGCAGGCCGCGTCCCGCTTCCAGGCGGGGTTGCGGGCGGGGGAGCTGGGGTTGCCGGGGCGGTGA
- a CDS encoding carboxymuconolactone decarboxylase family protein, whose protein sequence is MNTEQRNDRYERGYAALSEVANGAQDAVIDGLADIAPDMGRYIVEFGFGDLWTRPGPTRRERQLSTVGALAAMGNAAPQLRFHIGGALNVGCTREEIVEVLIHVCVYAGFPATLNALTVAREVFESRPDEPALVPADTSDDQGGDRFVRGQQALADIDGHAGQQVIDSLKDIAPDLARYLLEFAFGDVYSRTGLDLKTRELVTVALCTALGTVGPQLRVHLHGLLNVGGTREEAVEIIMQMAGYAGFPAALNGLTAAREVFAQRGE, encoded by the coding sequence ATGAACACGGAACAGCGGAACGACCGGTACGAGCGTGGTTACGCGGCCCTCAGCGAGGTCGCCAACGGCGCCCAGGACGCCGTCATCGACGGACTCGCCGACATCGCCCCCGACATGGGGCGCTACATCGTCGAATTCGGCTTCGGCGACCTCTGGACCCGGCCCGGCCCCACCCGCCGCGAGCGCCAGTTGAGCACCGTCGGCGCCCTCGCCGCGATGGGCAACGCCGCCCCGCAGCTCCGCTTCCACATCGGCGGCGCGCTCAACGTCGGCTGCACCCGCGAGGAGATCGTCGAGGTCCTCATTCACGTCTGCGTCTACGCCGGGTTCCCCGCCACCCTCAACGCCCTCACCGTCGCCCGCGAGGTCTTCGAGTCCCGCCCCGACGAACCCGCGCTCGTCCCCGCCGACACCTCCGACGACCAGGGCGGCGACCGGTTCGTACGCGGTCAGCAGGCCCTCGCCGATATCGACGGCCACGCCGGTCAGCAGGTCATCGACTCCCTCAAGGACATCGCCCCCGACCTCGCCCGCTACCTGCTGGAGTTCGCCTTCGGCGACGTGTACTCCCGTACGGGACTCGACCTGAAGACCCGCGAACTGGTCACCGTCGCCCTGTGCACCGCCCTCGGCACGGTCGGCCCGCAGCTCCGCGTACACCTCCACGGCCTGCTCAACGTCGGCGGAACGCGGGAGGAGGCCGTCGAGATCATCATGCAGATGGCCGGTTACGCCGGTTTCCCGGCCGCGCTGAACGGCCTCACGGCCGCGCGTGAGGTGTTCGCTCAGCGCGGGGAATGA
- a CDS encoding oxidoreductase, whose protein sequence is MTTTTFALGGDLPVDRLGFGAMRLPMSTFDGPARTPENGIAVLRRAVELGVNHIDTAAFYARGGVRANELIREALAPYPDDLVIATKVGPLPGPDGFPSGQATPDQLRGLVEADLRALGVDRLDVVNLRVGGMGGPGGESVAERFAVLAGLREEGLIRHLGVSNVDAAQLAEARSVAPVVCVQNPYADDLALLAECEAAGIAYVPFFLLGGGREPLDTRRLEKVAARLDATVAQVQLALLLASSPVMLAIPGTGNLAHLEENMAARDLTLTDEDLAELRG, encoded by the coding sequence ATGACCACCACCACCTTCGCCCTCGGCGGCGACCTCCCCGTCGACCGCCTCGGATTCGGCGCCATGCGGCTGCCGATGAGTACGTTCGACGGCCCCGCCCGGACCCCCGAGAACGGCATCGCCGTGCTCCGGCGGGCCGTCGAGCTGGGCGTGAACCACATCGACACCGCCGCCTTCTACGCCCGGGGCGGTGTACGGGCCAACGAGCTGATCCGGGAAGCGCTCGCCCCCTACCCCGACGACCTGGTCATCGCGACCAAGGTCGGCCCCCTCCCCGGGCCCGACGGCTTCCCCAGCGGCCAGGCCACCCCCGACCAGCTGCGCGGCCTCGTCGAGGCGGACCTGAGAGCCCTCGGCGTCGACCGGCTCGACGTCGTCAACCTCCGCGTCGGCGGCATGGGCGGCCCCGGCGGCGAGTCCGTCGCCGAGCGGTTCGCCGTGCTCGCCGGGCTCCGGGAGGAGGGCCTGATCCGGCACCTGGGCGTCAGCAACGTCGACGCCGCGCAGCTCGCCGAGGCGCGGTCCGTCGCGCCCGTCGTATGCGTGCAGAACCCGTACGCCGACGATCTGGCGCTGCTCGCCGAGTGCGAGGCGGCCGGGATCGCCTACGTGCCGTTCTTCCTGCTCGGCGGCGGTCGCGAGCCGCTGGACACCCGGCGCCTGGAGAAGGTCGCGGCCCGCCTGGACGCGACCGTCGCACAGGTGCAGCTCGCCCTGCTGCTCGCCTCGTCCCCGGTCATGCTCGCCATCCCCGGCACGGGAAATCTCGCCCACCTGGAAGAGAACATGGCCGCCCGCGACCTCACCCTCACGGACGAGGACCTGGCCGAGCTGCGCGGCTGA
- a CDS encoding NUDIX domain-containing protein, translating to MGRTEYYDDPTAPKANTLIPASNLLVVDHDGAILLQRRRDTGQWALPGGAQDIGETAAQCAVRECLEETGIVARVTGFLGVYTNPNHIVAYTDGEIRQQYENTYIGRPIGGEPTVNDEADDVRFVQPDDLDRYDIHPSMLQQIGDYLAGTYPYLG from the coding sequence ATGGGTAGAACCGAGTACTACGACGACCCCACGGCCCCGAAGGCGAACACCCTCATCCCCGCCAGCAATCTGCTGGTCGTCGACCACGACGGCGCGATCCTGCTCCAGCGACGCCGGGACACAGGCCAGTGGGCCCTGCCGGGCGGTGCGCAGGACATCGGGGAAACCGCGGCACAGTGCGCGGTGCGGGAGTGTCTGGAGGAGACCGGCATCGTCGCCCGGGTCACAGGATTCCTCGGTGTCTACACCAACCCCAACCACATCGTCGCCTACACCGACGGCGAAATCCGCCAGCAGTACGAGAACACCTACATCGGCCGTCCGATCGGTGGCGAGCCGACAGTCAACGACGAGGCCGACGACGTCCGCTTCGTACAGCCGGACGACCTCGACCGGTACGACATCCACCCGAGCATGCTCCAGCAGATCGGCGACTATCTCGCCGGTACGTATCCCTACCTCGGCTGA
- a CDS encoding helix-turn-helix domain-containing protein, translating into MFGALLRHFREAAGLSQEGLGTKIGFSKSQVAMVERGQRPPKGNFVRQADAVLGANGALSAAVMKLSFSHLASWFEPFAEEEAKCVARYEYESNVMPGLLQTEAHAHALYRGACPPIDDDEIERLVAGRLARQALLTRKPMPDISFVLEMAALTRPIGGRDTHRAQLQHLLELSQLRHVNIQVMSPHRKSHVGLSGPFVLLETDDRRRLAYLEVQTRNFLVTEQPHLGDLFAKYGMLRTQAYGLEESRELIEQMVKDYER; encoded by the coding sequence ATGTTCGGTGCGCTGTTGCGGCACTTCCGGGAAGCGGCCGGGCTGTCGCAGGAGGGGTTGGGCACCAAGATCGGCTTCTCCAAGTCGCAGGTGGCGATGGTGGAGAGAGGGCAGCGCCCACCGAAGGGGAACTTCGTCCGGCAGGCGGATGCGGTACTCGGTGCGAATGGGGCACTGTCTGCTGCGGTGATGAAGCTGTCGTTCAGCCACTTGGCTTCGTGGTTCGAGCCGTTCGCCGAGGAAGAGGCGAAGTGCGTCGCACGATACGAGTACGAGTCCAACGTCATGCCCGGCCTGTTACAGACCGAGGCGCACGCACACGCTCTGTACCGGGGAGCCTGCCCGCCCATCGACGACGACGAGATCGAGAGGCTGGTCGCAGGGCGGCTCGCACGACAGGCACTGCTGACCCGCAAACCGATGCCGGACATCAGCTTCGTACTGGAAATGGCCGCGCTCACTCGCCCCATCGGAGGTCGGGATACTCACCGCGCACAGCTCCAGCACCTTCTGGAGTTGAGCCAGCTACGCCATGTGAACATCCAGGTGATGTCACCCCACCGCAAGTCCCATGTGGGTCTGAGTGGGCCCTTCGTCCTGCTGGAGACCGACGATCGGCGCCGACTTGCCTACCTGGAAGTCCAGACACGGAACTTCCTAGTGACCGAACAACCCCATCTCGGAGACCTGTTCGCCAAGTATGGGATGCTGCGCACCCAGGCTTACGGGCTGGAAGAGTCGCGAGAGCTGATCGAGCAGATGGTGAAGGACTATGAGCGCTGA
- a CDS encoding DUF397 domain-containing protein produces the protein MSADLKWFKSSYSGQEGGNCIEVALSWSKSSYSGEGGGNCVEVATCPHTVHVRDSKDITVPALALSPDAWSAFVQHASV, from the coding sequence ATGAGCGCTGACCTCAAGTGGTTCAAGAGCAGTTACAGCGGCCAAGAAGGCGGCAACTGCATTGAGGTCGCCCTCTCTTGGTCCAAGTCCAGCTACAGCGGCGAAGGCGGCGGCAACTGCGTCGAGGTCGCCACCTGCCCGCACACCGTCCACGTGCGCGACTCCAAGGACATCACCGTCCCCGCCCTGGCCCTCTCCCCCGACGCCTGGTCCGCATTCGTCCAGCACGCCTCCGTCTGA